The following are encoded in a window of Novosphingobium sp. ZN18A2 genomic DNA:
- a CDS encoding TonB-dependent receptor gives MRSTNWLISASVAVFAMTGSPAMAQDAGAAATNDGDPSAIIVTARRLSERLQDVPASVSVLTAADLQTTGAERAQDFVQLTPGVTIVTGTAEAGDTQINIRGINGARDAESSVALVVDGILKTNTAQLNQQQGTLQQVEILKGPQGAIYGRNAAAGAIVVQTLKPGSEFEGAARASYGENNTFMGTAYVAGPLADNVGAVLSGYYSSTDGFFKNIYLNDSSTVDQKKDWSVDGRVMVGRDTATQLDIKARYGEFHGASLPFNAAFHLPGFAAVNPAFNENVNAHPFHFYNNIPATNDQTSFDVSAKLDQQLGGMKLVAWLLYSNVKQDLVADGTSADFGRYISAVDPAVDSSVNACFNSTAALTGFPVNQPAFIGQIPVPFLFAPANGSTFGPYSPTTCDGTQYQVRNQEDISGEIRLMSDHGGPLQWQVGAYYLHINRKVGVSLGADSGQGVIKQLYNPPTSVNPTSLLLADNFKTDVYAGFGSLEWKPSAQFRAGLALRYDIEDRKSASLVPTATDPFTGGPINPGQAFGPLTPKSARFEQFEPKITLNWEPSPNVNLYANWGIGFKSGGFNNQGSAALIDANFNQFINAGVTINDQYKKEWSSAWEAGIKGSMLDDHLTFDLAGYYTRVHDMQFFEFFVGSFGLLRVVSNIDLVDIKGAEANVTARLIRNWKVYGSLNVTDSKILKNSSRPYTVGNKSPYTADYTINLGTELDPDLTDTIKLVVRADYRITGPTWFHTVQNQTRPTLFSGLLPISALALPSSVGDANFAAARRDAFGVLNLRAGLKTDHFTITVFADNALDRKYIAEAIPAIEFGGSFISPGARRTIGVEIGAKF, from the coding sequence ATGCGTTCCACTAATTGGTTGATCTCGGCGTCGGTTGCCGTTTTTGCAATGACCGGTTCTCCGGCGATGGCGCAGGATGCAGGCGCTGCGGCGACGAATGATGGCGATCCTTCGGCAATCATCGTAACTGCGCGGCGGCTTAGCGAGCGTTTGCAGGACGTGCCGGCCTCGGTTTCCGTCCTGACGGCGGCCGACCTCCAGACCACGGGGGCAGAACGGGCGCAGGACTTCGTCCAATTGACGCCCGGCGTCACCATCGTGACGGGAACCGCCGAAGCGGGCGATACCCAGATCAACATTCGCGGCATCAACGGCGCGCGCGATGCGGAAAGTTCGGTCGCCCTTGTGGTGGACGGAATTCTAAAGACCAATACTGCTCAGCTGAACCAGCAGCAGGGTACGTTGCAGCAGGTTGAAATTCTCAAGGGACCGCAAGGTGCGATCTATGGCCGCAATGCGGCTGCTGGCGCGATCGTGGTTCAGACGTTGAAGCCTGGATCGGAATTCGAAGGCGCCGCCCGCGCTTCATATGGCGAAAACAATACCTTCATGGGAACCGCTTACGTCGCGGGTCCGCTTGCCGACAATGTGGGCGCCGTTCTGTCGGGTTACTATTCTTCGACCGACGGATTCTTCAAGAACATCTATCTCAATGATTCCAGCACGGTAGACCAGAAGAAGGACTGGTCTGTCGACGGTCGGGTGATGGTAGGCCGCGACACCGCGACGCAGCTGGATATCAAGGCTCGTTACGGCGAGTTTCACGGTGCATCCCTGCCGTTTAACGCCGCGTTCCATTTACCGGGGTTCGCTGCGGTGAACCCTGCCTTCAACGAGAATGTGAACGCTCATCCGTTTCATTTCTACAACAACATTCCGGCGACCAACGACCAGACGAGTTTCGATGTGTCGGCCAAGCTCGATCAACAACTGGGCGGGATGAAGCTGGTTGCCTGGCTGCTCTATTCCAACGTCAAACAGGATCTTGTTGCAGATGGAACCTCGGCGGACTTCGGCCGCTACATTAGCGCAGTAGATCCAGCAGTTGATTCATCGGTGAACGCTTGTTTCAATTCGACTGCGGCGCTGACCGGATTTCCGGTCAATCAACCCGCCTTCATCGGTCAGATTCCGGTGCCGTTCCTGTTCGCGCCGGCGAATGGATCGACCTTCGGTCCTTACAGTCCGACGACATGCGACGGTACACAATACCAGGTTCGTAATCAGGAGGACATAAGCGGCGAAATCCGGCTGATGTCCGATCACGGCGGCCCCCTGCAATGGCAAGTGGGAGCCTATTACCTGCACATCAACCGCAAGGTCGGTGTGAGCCTTGGCGCCGATAGCGGGCAGGGCGTAATCAAGCAGCTCTACAATCCGCCCACCTCGGTGAATCCGACCTCGCTGCTACTTGCGGACAATTTCAAGACCGACGTTTACGCAGGCTTCGGTTCGCTTGAATGGAAGCCTTCTGCGCAGTTTCGCGCGGGTCTTGCGCTGCGTTATGACATCGAAGACAGGAAATCGGCATCGCTCGTGCCGACTGCGACGGATCCCTTCACCGGCGGCCCTATCAATCCGGGGCAGGCATTCGGCCCGCTTACGCCGAAATCGGCTCGGTTTGAACAGTTCGAACCCAAGATCACTTTGAATTGGGAGCCTTCACCCAACGTGAACCTCTATGCCAACTGGGGCATCGGCTTCAAATCCGGCGGGTTCAACAACCAGGGTTCCGCTGCGTTGATCGATGCGAACTTCAACCAGTTTATCAATGCGGGCGTGACGATAAACGACCAGTACAAGAAGGAGTGGTCGAGCGCCTGGGAGGCGGGCATCAAGGGCAGCATGCTCGACGACCATCTGACTTTCGATCTTGCAGGATATTATACCCGCGTTCACGATATGCAGTTCTTCGAGTTCTTCGTCGGAAGTTTCGGCCTGCTGCGCGTCGTTTCGAATATTGACCTTGTCGACATCAAAGGCGCGGAGGCGAACGTAACCGCCAGGCTTATTCGTAACTGGAAGGTGTACGGCTCACTCAACGTTACCGACAGCAAGATCCTGAAGAACAGCTCGCGGCCCTATACGGTTGGCAACAAATCACCCTATACCGCCGACTACACGATCAACCTGGGCACGGAACTCGATCCTGATCTGACCGATACGATCAAGCTGGTCGTGCGAGCGGATTACCGGATCACCGGGCCGACCTGGTTCCATACGGTTCAGAACCAGACGCGGCCGACACTGTTTTCCGGACTTCTGCCCATTTCCGCTCTGGCCCTGCCTTCGTCCGTAGGCGATGCGAACTTCGCGGCGGCCCGCAGGGATGCCTTCGGTGTCCTGAACCTTCGCGCCGGCCTGAAAACCGATCACTTCACCATAACGGTATTCGCCGACAATGCTCTCGACCGGAAATACATTGCCGAGGCCATTCCGGCGATCGAGTTCGGCGGATCGTTCATCTCTCCGGGAGCGCGCCGCACCATCGGTGTGGAAATCGGAGCAAAGTTTTGA
- a CDS encoding AtpZ/AtpI family protein: MTAEPPPSSTPPSSSTPPPGDPMTRAVHKASSRDRRHRADPGPSMGTWLGQIGVLGWITVSPMLLGLVAGRWLDWYFGTGLSLTPPFFMIGAGLGMWSAWRWMQRRL, from the coding sequence ATGACGGCCGAGCCCCCGCCATCGTCGACGCCTCCGTCTTCGTCGACACCGCCCCCCGGCGACCCGATGACGCGCGCCGTGCACAAGGCCAGCAGCCGGGACAGGCGCCACCGCGCCGATCCCGGCCCCTCCATGGGCACGTGGCTGGGGCAGATCGGCGTGCTCGGCTGGATAACCGTTTCGCCTATGCTGCTGGGCCTTGTGGCCGGACGCTGGCTCGACTGGTATTTCGGCACCGGCCTTTCGCTTACGCCCCCCTTCTTCATGATCGGCGCCGGGCTGGGCATGTGGTCGGCATGGCGCTGGATGCAGAGGCGGCTATGA
- a CDS encoding F0F1 ATP synthase subunit gamma — MAERLDAIEARIKSVGQLSSVVGAMRAIAATRLQEAAGRLAGVQSYAGTVGAAIAQALALLPTAPRLAGEDEAQSRTVIAFGSEHGFVGAFNTKVLNAATALLEAPGDRHTELVIVGDRALAAARERAFDPAWSLPMAAHIDETSTLANRLADNLFNRLSGRPGTELYIVHQLPAESGEAQRTVNRRLLPFDFLRFHEVRSSAPPLIQISAPDLLARLVDEYVFAELGEAAVMSFAAENEARMLAMAAARNNIAQRHDTLIAEARRLRQEQITEEVVELAAGSQAGRH, encoded by the coding sequence ATGGCTGAGCGGCTGGACGCGATAGAGGCGCGGATCAAAAGCGTCGGCCAGCTTTCATCGGTCGTCGGCGCGATGCGCGCGATCGCTGCCACGCGGTTGCAGGAAGCCGCGGGGCGGCTGGCAGGCGTCCAGTCCTATGCTGGTACGGTCGGTGCCGCCATAGCGCAGGCACTCGCCCTGCTCCCGACGGCGCCCCGGCTTGCTGGAGAGGACGAAGCGCAATCGCGCACCGTTATCGCTTTCGGATCGGAACACGGTTTTGTCGGCGCGTTCAACACGAAGGTACTGAACGCCGCTACCGCCCTATTGGAGGCGCCGGGTGACCGCCACACTGAACTGGTCATAGTGGGCGACCGCGCGCTTGCCGCAGCCCGCGAACGTGCATTCGATCCCGCCTGGTCGTTGCCGATGGCCGCCCATATCGACGAAACCTCGACGCTGGCCAACCGGCTGGCAGACAACCTGTTCAACCGCCTTTCGGGGCGTCCGGGAACCGAACTCTACATCGTCCACCAGCTGCCTGCGGAAAGTGGAGAGGCGCAACGAACGGTCAACCGTCGCCTGTTGCCATTCGATTTCTTGCGCTTTCACGAAGTGCGCAGCAGCGCCCCTCCGCTGATCCAGATTTCCGCGCCCGACCTGCTCGCCCGGCTGGTGGACGAATATGTCTTTGCAGAACTTGGCGAAGCGGCGGTGATGTCGTTCGCCGCCGAAAACGAAGCGCGGATGCTCGCCATGGCGGCTGCCCGGAACAACATCGCGCAAAGGCACGACACGCTGATCGCAGAGGCCCGCCGCCTGCGGCAGGAGCAGATTACCGAAGAAGTCGTGGAACTGGCGGCCGGATCGCAAGCCGGCCGGCATTAA
- a CDS encoding F0F1 ATP synthase subunit A, producing MKGSPLVMEPLFHAGPVPITAPVIATWGIMAAMMLGSLLVTRRLKLRPGKAQAAFELVTRALDRQIADIVQADPAPYRALIGTIFLFILAANWSSLIPGVHPPTSRIETDAALALIVFFATIWHGIRANGPLGYLRTFAEPSWIMAPLNLVEQVTRTFSLLVRLFGNVMSGVFVVGIVLSLAGLLVPIPLMALELLTGAVQAYIFAILSTVFIAAAVRDTSQQTEDPQEETEA from the coding sequence ATGAAGGGTTCACCCCTTGTCATGGAGCCGCTGTTCCATGCCGGCCCCGTGCCCATCACCGCGCCGGTGATCGCGACATGGGGCATCATGGCGGCGATGATGCTTGGCTCGCTTCTTGTCACGCGGCGGCTGAAGCTGCGCCCCGGCAAGGCACAGGCGGCGTTCGAACTGGTGACGCGCGCCCTCGACCGCCAGATCGCCGACATCGTTCAGGCCGATCCGGCACCTTATCGCGCGCTGATCGGCACGATCTTCCTGTTCATCCTCGCTGCCAACTGGTCTTCGCTGATACCCGGCGTTCACCCGCCGACATCGCGGATCGAGACAGACGCCGCGCTGGCGCTGATCGTGTTCTTCGCAACCATCTGGCACGGCATCCGCGCAAACGGCCCGCTGGGATACCTGCGCACGTTTGCAGAGCCGAGCTGGATCATGGCCCCGCTCAACCTGGTGGAGCAGGTGACGCGCACATTCTCATTGCTGGTGCGCCTGTTCGGCAACGTGATGAGCGGGGTGTTCGTGGTGGGCATCGTCCTGTCGCTGGCCGGACTTCTCGTACCGATCCCGCTCATGGCGCTGGAACTGCTGACCGGCGCGGTTCAGGCCTACATCTTCGCCATTCTTTCAACCGTGTTCATCGCCGCGGCGGTGCGCGACACGTCCCAACAGACAGAAGACCCGCAAGAGGAAACCGAGGCATGA
- the atpD gene encoding F0F1 ATP synthase subunit beta, with the protein MQTVEGDEVLAGGAVSSLRGAVLDVRFCRPPLPAIDQAIEVGEPGGRTVIAEVQSHLDERTVRCIALQPTSGLKRGDPARATGAALTAPVGENVLGRLLDVTGAVGDNGPPLPKDTPRWPIHREPPPLAMRPATGDLFHTGIKVIDLLVPMARGGKAAMFGGAGVGKTVLVMELINAMVTGYQGISVFAGVGERSREGHEMLLDMRESGVIGRTVLVYGQMNEPPGARWRVPMTALTVSEYFRDTLHRNVLLLMDNVFRFVQAGAEVSGLLGRLPSRVGYQPTLASEVAALQERIASVGEASITAIQAVYVPADDFTDPAVTTIAAHVDSMVVLSRAMAAEGMYPAIDPIGSSSVLLDPLIVGDEHAQVAMDVRRALEHYRELQDVISLLGMEELGAADRRTVERARRLQRFLTQPFVVTEAFTGVAGKQVSLKDTIAGCRAILDGECDGWRESSLFMVGTLDDARAKEKAAG; encoded by the coding sequence ATGCAGACTGTCGAAGGTGACGAGGTTCTGGCCGGTGGCGCGGTATCATCCCTGCGCGGCGCGGTTCTGGACGTCCGCTTCTGCCGCCCACCCCTCCCCGCGATCGACCAGGCCATCGAAGTCGGGGAACCGGGCGGGCGCACGGTGATCGCCGAAGTCCAGTCCCATCTGGACGAACGGACGGTCCGCTGCATCGCGCTGCAGCCCACATCGGGCCTCAAGCGCGGCGATCCCGCTCGCGCCACGGGGGCCGCGCTTACCGCCCCGGTGGGCGAAAACGTGCTGGGTCGCCTGCTCGACGTGACCGGGGCGGTGGGCGACAACGGCCCGCCCCTGCCGAAGGACACGCCCAGATGGCCGATCCACCGCGAACCGCCACCGCTGGCCATGCGACCCGCGACAGGCGATCTGTTCCACACCGGCATCAAGGTGATCGACCTGCTGGTGCCCATGGCGCGCGGCGGCAAGGCGGCGATGTTCGGCGGGGCGGGCGTTGGAAAGACCGTGCTGGTGATGGAACTCATCAATGCGATGGTGACCGGATATCAAGGCATTTCCGTGTTCGCCGGTGTGGGAGAGCGTTCGCGCGAAGGGCATGAAATGCTGCTGGACATGCGCGAATCCGGCGTGATCGGGCGAACCGTGCTGGTCTATGGCCAGATGAACGAACCGCCCGGCGCGCGCTGGCGCGTGCCGATGACGGCGCTTACCGTATCCGAATATTTCCGCGACACGCTGCACCGCAACGTGCTGCTGCTGATGGATAACGTGTTCCGCTTCGTCCAGGCGGGTGCGGAGGTTTCCGGCCTGCTTGGACGCCTTCCTTCGCGCGTGGGCTATCAGCCGACACTTGCCAGCGAAGTCGCCGCGTTGCAGGAACGGATCGCGTCGGTTGGCGAAGCGTCGATCACCGCGATCCAGGCGGTCTATGTTCCCGCTGACGATTTCACCGATCCCGCCGTCACGACCATCGCCGCACACGTGGATTCGATGGTCGTCCTCTCGCGTGCAATGGCTGCCGAAGGGATGTATCCGGCGATCGACCCGATTGGCTCGTCCTCCGTCCTGCTCGATCCGCTGATCGTGGGAGACGAACACGCGCAGGTCGCCATGGATGTGCGCCGCGCGCTTGAGCACTATCGGGAATTGCAGGACGTGATTTCGCTGCTGGGCATGGAAGAGCTTGGCGCGGCGGACCGCCGGACCGTGGAGCGCGCGCGCCGCCTGCAACGCTTCCTCACCCAGCCTTTCGTCGTGACGGAAGCCTTCACCGGCGTTGCCGGAAAGCAGGTTTCCCTGAAAGACACCATCGCCGGATGCCGCGCGATCCTTGACGGCGAATGCGACGGGTGGCGCGAAAGCTCCCTGTTCATGGTCGGCACGCTTGACGATGCACGCGCCAAGGAAAAGGCTGCGGGATGA
- a CDS encoding ATP synthase subunit I produces MIALTPALTIAAALLGGALLGWIHFSSLHTVTQDYAQGRAPRAVLLQFGRLAILAGGLFLLARLGAWPLLAGSVGLFAARAAVLRKARRDP; encoded by the coding sequence ATGATCGCGCTCACCCCCGCCCTGACCATCGCCGCCGCACTGTTGGGCGGGGCATTGCTGGGATGGATTCATTTCTCATCGCTGCACACAGTCACGCAGGACTATGCGCAAGGCCGCGCACCGCGCGCCGTCCTGCTTCAATTCGGTCGGCTTGCGATTCTCGCCGGCGGCCTGTTCCTGCTTGCACGGCTTGGCGCGTGGCCGCTGCTGGCCGGGTCCGTCGGCCTTTTCGCCGCACGCGCAGCAGTCCTGCGCAAGGCGAGGCGCGATCCATGA
- a CDS encoding F0F1 ATP synthase subunit delta codes for MQIDWWTLVLQAVNLLVLVAILGRFLFRPMARIVEERQAEAQRLLDDAASARDAAQQADREAQARRDSVVIDRKAIVEDARKEAEKQRAALLRDTEAEIARQRSEAAEQITRLKHTENARVGHRANALAIDIAHKLLEGPARGLPVSSFFNGFEKALKALPQPSRDAISGDPARAELTVARPLDKAEGAMLDAMIKRNLGKQASFTPRVDPALIAGLRLAGGGVEIDASLRDGLGRIAAGLAAEPEQSDEGG; via the coding sequence ATGCAAATCGACTGGTGGACACTGGTGCTGCAGGCGGTCAACCTGCTTGTGCTGGTGGCCATCCTCGGGCGCTTCCTGTTCCGTCCGATGGCCCGGATCGTGGAAGAGCGGCAGGCAGAGGCGCAGAGGCTGCTCGATGATGCGGCCAGCGCCAGAGACGCGGCTCAACAGGCAGACCGCGAGGCACAGGCGCGCCGCGATTCCGTAGTGATAGACCGCAAGGCGATAGTCGAGGATGCGCGCAAGGAAGCCGAAAAGCAGCGCGCGGCTCTGCTCCGCGATACCGAGGCGGAGATCGCCCGGCAAAGGTCGGAAGCGGCAGAGCAGATCACCCGGCTGAAGCACACGGAGAATGCACGCGTCGGACACCGCGCCAATGCGCTGGCTATCGACATCGCGCATAAGCTGCTGGAAGGCCCGGCAAGGGGTTTGCCAGTTTCTTCATTTTTCAATGGCTTCGAGAAGGCATTGAAGGCACTTCCGCAACCGTCGCGCGATGCCATCTCGGGCGATCCGGCACGGGCGGAGCTTACCGTGGCAAGGCCGCTCGACAAGGCGGAGGGCGCCATGCTTGACGCGATGATAAAGCGGAACCTTGGCAAGCAGGCAAGCTTTACCCCGCGTGTCGATCCGGCGCTGATTGCGGGCCTGCGCCTGGCCGGGGGCGGCGTGGAGATCGATGCCAGCCTGCGCGATGGGCTCGGTCGCATAGCGGCCGGCCTCGCGGCGGAACCGGAGCAATCCGATGAAGGGGGATAA
- a CDS encoding F0F1 ATP synthase subunit alpha translates to MKGDKERAEGGAPAAAEDARWLAQGRRALATVDLAPQARSFGTVVQVGDGIAHISGLPDVRLNELLHFEGGKTGLALALDEETISAIILDEADAIEAGTRVSGTGEVVQVPVGDGLLGRVVDPLGRQLDEGDPIRPDGWMPVERAAPAIIERALVSEPVETGVLVVDALFALGRGQRELIIGDRATGKTSLALDAIINQKHSDMVCVYVAVGQRASAIERAIEAVRTHGAFERCIFVIAPAASAPGLQWIAPFAGFTMAEHVRDKGGHALIVIDDLTKHAATHRELALLTREPPGREAYPGDIFYLHARLLERAARLAPELGGGSLTALPIAETDAGNLSAYIPTNLISITDGQIVMDSKLFAANRRPAVDVGLSVSRVGGKAQRPALRQVSGRVRLDYAQFQELEMFTRFGGITDTRFRPVLTRGERIRAVLVQSRFAAMPVEAEVALLAALGQGALDPVAPDAIPVLRERIAATLPTRMPGLAARIEGGEKLDDQTLSALAALVTELADG, encoded by the coding sequence ATGAAGGGGGATAAGGAACGCGCAGAAGGCGGCGCGCCAGCCGCGGCGGAAGACGCGCGCTGGCTTGCGCAGGGACGCCGCGCCCTCGCCACGGTTGACCTTGCGCCGCAGGCCCGCTCGTTCGGAACCGTGGTGCAGGTGGGCGATGGCATCGCGCATATTTCCGGCCTGCCGGACGTCCGGCTGAACGAGCTGCTGCACTTCGAAGGCGGCAAGACCGGACTTGCCCTCGCGCTCGACGAGGAAACGATCAGTGCGATCATCCTCGATGAAGCCGACGCGATCGAAGCGGGTACGCGCGTGTCCGGAACCGGCGAAGTCGTGCAGGTGCCGGTTGGCGACGGGCTGCTTGGCCGCGTGGTCGATCCGCTGGGCCGACAGCTGGACGAAGGCGACCCGATCAGGCCCGACGGCTGGATGCCGGTGGAACGCGCCGCCCCCGCGATCATCGAGCGCGCGCTGGTAAGTGAACCGGTGGAAACCGGTGTTTTGGTAGTCGACGCGTTGTTCGCGCTCGGACGCGGACAGCGAGAGCTGATCATCGGCGACCGCGCAACGGGCAAGACATCGCTCGCGCTAGACGCGATCATCAACCAGAAGCATTCGGACATGGTCTGCGTCTACGTCGCGGTAGGGCAGCGAGCCTCGGCGATCGAACGCGCCATCGAAGCGGTGCGCACCCACGGGGCGTTCGAACGCTGCATCTTCGTCATCGCCCCCGCCGCCTCGGCACCGGGCCTCCAATGGATCGCGCCCTTTGCCGGATTCACCATGGCAGAGCACGTGCGCGACAAGGGCGGGCATGCGCTGATCGTGATCGACGACCTGACCAAGCACGCGGCAACGCACCGCGAACTGGCGTTGCTGACGCGCGAACCGCCGGGGCGTGAAGCCTATCCGGGCGACATCTTCTACCTCCACGCCCGCCTGCTTGAACGCGCGGCACGGCTTGCGCCCGAACTGGGTGGCGGTTCGCTGACCGCACTGCCGATCGCGGAGACCGATGCCGGCAACCTTTCCGCCTATATTCCCACCAACCTCATCTCCATCACCGATGGCCAGATCGTGATGGATTCAAAGCTGTTCGCGGCGAACCGGCGCCCGGCGGTCGATGTCGGGCTCAGCGTCAGCCGAGTCGGCGGCAAGGCGCAGCGCCCCGCGCTTCGCCAGGTTTCCGGGCGCGTAAGGCTGGATTACGCGCAATTCCAGGAACTTGAAATGTTCACGCGCTTCGGTGGCATAACCGATACGCGCTTCCGCCCTGTCCTGACGCGCGGAGAGCGCATTCGCGCAGTGCTGGTGCAAAGCCGTTTCGCGGCCATGCCGGTAGAGGCCGAAGTCGCGCTTCTCGCCGCGCTTGGACAAGGCGCGCTCGACCCCGTTGCGCCCGACGCAATTCCCGTCCTGCGCGAACGGATTGCCGCAACGCTGCCAACCCGGATGCCGGGCCTTGCCGCAAGGATCGAGGGCGGCGAAAAGCTGGACGACCAGACGCTCTCCGCGCTCGCCGCGCTGGTGACGGAACTGGCCGATGGCTGA
- a CDS encoding F0F1 ATP synthase subunit epsilon has protein sequence MTGGLHLTISTPRERVVDAEGVVSVQASDETGSFGILPQHADFLTVLPPSVVRWRDKDRTAHFCAVRAGVLSVSNGHDVAIACREALLGDRLGELEAGIAARREAETDADRVARVAQMRLHARAVRQLMRFLVPDARDGLESMFREPGQ, from the coding sequence ATGACCGGCGGGCTGCACCTTACCATTTCGACGCCGCGCGAGCGCGTGGTCGATGCCGAAGGTGTCGTCTCGGTGCAGGCAAGCGACGAGACCGGCAGCTTTGGTATCCTGCCGCAACATGCGGATTTCCTGACCGTACTGCCACCTTCGGTGGTACGCTGGCGAGACAAGGACCGGACGGCCCATTTCTGCGCAGTGCGCGCGGGCGTGCTCAGCGTAAGTAACGGGCACGACGTCGCCATCGCCTGCCGCGAAGCCTTGCTGGGGGACCGGCTGGGAGAGCTTGAAGCCGGAATCGCCGCCCGTCGCGAAGCCGAAACCGATGCCGACCGCGTGGCCCGCGTCGCACAGATGCGACTGCACGCGCGCGCGGTGCGACAATTGATGCGCTTTCTGGTGCCGGACGCGCGTGACGGGCTGGAATCGATGTTCCGGGAGCCGGGGCAATGA
- a CDS encoding F0F1 ATP synthase subunit C produces MTTEEISIIGAALAVSFGAIGPALAEGRAVAAAMDAIARQPESDGTIARTLFVGLAMIETMAIYCLVVALLLLFANPYIK; encoded by the coding sequence ATGACCACCGAGGAAATCAGCATTATCGGCGCTGCGCTGGCCGTTTCGTTCGGGGCAATCGGCCCCGCACTGGCCGAAGGGCGCGCCGTTGCCGCGGCAATGGACGCCATCGCAAGGCAACCAGAATCCGACGGCACCATCGCGCGCACGCTCTTCGTCGGCCTCGCCATGATTGAAACCATGGCGATCTATTGCCTGGTCGTCGCGCTGCTTCTGCTCTTCGCCAATCCCTACATCAAGTAA